From the Cololabis saira isolate AMF1-May2022 chromosome 13, fColSai1.1, whole genome shotgun sequence genome, the window agattaaaaaggaaaggaaaagggaagaaaaaaaagagaaaaaaaggaaaaaagaaaaagaaaaaaaaagggtcaaacatttttgaaaaagctccagagccacgggttgccgacccctggtctaaatcaTGCCATAAAGTGGCTTTTCATCCAACGGAGGTCTCATTCACAGTGTTGTTTTGGTTCTGTGGTTCCTTAACAGAACCGGTGTGAACATGAACAAGACatggaagtaaaaaaaacaacaaaaaaaaacactgtgttGGTTGTAAAGGACGTGTAGGAGTCTACAGCCATGCCAGCAGCTCAGACAGCCCGTTAATGTAATGATTACGCTTACAATGACATCTGACAATGAATGATATCTGCCATCCTCACCTTCTTTGTGTAGGGCGTCAGTGTATTTCTGTTCAGAGTATTATTATATGCTACAATGTGCTAATCACTATCTAGTATAAGGTGAACTGATGGAGTATTATGTCTCACAGTAGTCTGTTACAAAGTAGTTGAATAGTTTCAGCCAGAAACAAAGTGTTTGCTCAGAAGGCTAAATTTagaaaggtaaaaaaataaataaaaagagagcCCAGCCTGTGGTTCGGTTTACTTCTTTTGTATTTTAGGCATGAACAGACGCTAAGACGTGAATGTTTTATACATAACTGTAAGTGTAACTCTGTATCTGCATTATTCTGATTTTCTTTCTGCTTCTGCAGCGACCACAGTTTCTCCCGTAACGGCAGTTTCACACGAGAATGAAAGCTCAACGACCCAGCCGCCATCTCAGCCCCCAGCTGTTCCCTCGGAGAGCCACTCCTCCACCCCCCACCCTGTATCAGTTACCACAGCCCTCACCACACCTTCATCAAACAACAGCAAGTCCAATCACTCCGGCCCTGTTTCAACGACAAAGCAGCCCACTGAAACCGAGGCGCCCTCTTCCACTTCTACCCAAACACCTGAGGAGCAAAAGCCCGAAACGTCCTCTGCCACCACCGCTACCACGACTGCTCTGTCCGGCTCGGCGTCCAGTGCCGGCTCATCTCACACGCCCACCGCCTCTCAACCGTCCACCATCACTTCCCAGTCCAGCACCATCCCTCTGACTTCCACTGAAGCACACCTGAAGGCCAGCACCACCAGCGCTTCTCCCAGCGGCACCTCCATCCAGGCTAGAACCCACCCCGGCAGCCCATCCCAGCTCAACATGGGGGGTGACTGTAAGTGCAAAATAACTTCTAGTGCTGGTCGATACATTTCCTCTGGACAATTCGCTGAAGTGAACTGGCTGCACAACAAAGGCCACAGTGTTCATTGTTTTCCAGTACAAGCCGCCCATTGCTTCTGCACAGAGACACAACACACGACACAACACATCACCCCATTTACATCTTCTACTAGCACCATCACCACCAAGCACTCCGCAATCAGGGGTTTGTTTGGGAAAGGAACGGAGCTACTCATGCGGACCCAGCCGTTGAGAGTTCACTTAGTTTTGTTTCTACTTCTTTTGTCTGTCTGCTGAATGAATGATATATCCACACTTTCTCTTTCTGTATCTGCTCGGCCTACTGTTTAGACTTCTCGAGTGTGCTTTAGTGAGGCAGTGATTGCGAAGGAAGAAATGAACTTCCCTCAGCTGACCGGCCGGCTTCCCGACAGTTGCACTTTTCTCTGCTCGTCTCCCTCTGTGTGGTTTTATTAGAGGCTTGGCGTCGTGCCTCTTTCCATTAGCCAGAGGAATAGGCAGCAGTCACTGCTCTGTGGTGGATGTTAGTTTCAACTCCGGCCAGGTTTACTTAACAGCCCCTCCATGGCAACATCTATCTAGACAAACATCTCGTGCACAGAAATATAACGGGAGAGACCGAAGGAGCGAGATGTTTTTAGAAGTTAAACGGTAAACTTAGATAGAAAACTGAAACGTGCTGTTTACACACACTATTCATAGCAGGTATTTGTCCCAAAATTCCCCCCATAGGCCAGTTTAGCACACCAGCTTTGTCTGATATTTGTGTTCTGAGCTACACGATGAACACTTTACTCCTGTACTTGTACCTTGACTAAGTGAACACCAATCTCAATGCTGCATTGAGCCACACAGACGTCTGCTGACGGGTCCCCTTGTGTCTCTGTTCCAGCAGCTCACGGCCCTACCACGTTAGACCCCCTCCTGGCTGGCCTGGTGTCAGCCTTCATCCTCACTGCCGTCGTCATCACTCTGCTCCTTTTCCTAAAGCTCCGCCGGAGGAACAACAGACCAGAGTTTCGCAGGTTGCAGGACTTACCCATGGTGAGCACGAGCACGACATGTGACGATATTCTTCAGCACGGATGTGACACGCTGTTGTAGCCAGTATTCATTTGGCCTGAATGTAAATGCGCCGTTACTATCtcaactaggggtgggtattgggaaggacctcacgatacgatacgcatcacgatacttgagccacgatacgatacacattgcgatatcccgattatgcgatatcccgattattatatcctacatagttcaccgaagaatttaaaaatgcatcacacatcttaaaatccaagttgtatatatgtacatcagatgatagt encodes:
- the LOC133458193 gene encoding mucin-2-like produces the protein MMETKLLAALCALLVLSLGSADHHEGNPDAGSPTSASNIEEDIEKEKNGESPSRELVPDPGPDSSGHAQNNSDINPPFNATSNTTAENLTVTITPREENATTVSPVTAVSHENESSTTQPPSQPPAVPSESHSSTPHPVSVTTALTTPSSNNSKSNHSGPVSTTKQPTETEAPSSTSTQTPEEQKPETSSATTATTTALSGSASSAGSSHTPTASQPSTITSQSSTIPLTSTEAHLKASTTSASPSGTSIQARTHPGSPSQLNMGGDSAHGPTTLDPLLAGLVSAFILTAVVITLLLFLKLRRRNNRPEFRRLQDLPMDDMMEDTPLSMYSY